Within Streptomyces roseirectus, the genomic segment CCCTGGTCGCGCTCGCCGGCGGCTACGCCCTCGCCCGCTTCGACTTCAAGATCAAGAACGGGTTCATGCTGGCCCTGCTGTGCTCGCAGTTCGTGCCCGGCGCCCTGCTGCTCGTCCCGCTGTTCGAGATCTTCGCCGAGCTGAAGCTCATCAACTCGCTGGTCAGCGTCATCATCGCCGAGACGGTCTTCCAACTGCCGCTGTCGATGATTTTGATCAGCAACTTCATCAAGAACGTGCCCTACTCGCTGGAGGAGGCGGCCTGGGTCGACGGCTGCAACCGCCTCACCGCGTTCCGCATCGTCGTCCTGCCGCTGCTGCGGCCCGGCATCATCGCCGTCGGCTCCTTCGCGTTCGTGCACTCCTGGAACCACTTCCTGTTCGCCCTGATGTTCCTCAACAACCAGGACAAGCAGACGATCCCGGTCGGCCTCAACACCCTGATGAGCGCCGACAGCGTCGACCTCGGCGCGCTCGCGGCGGGCGGCATCATCGCCGCCGTCCCCGTCGTGATCGTCTTCGCGTTCATCCAGAAGTGGCTCATCACCGGCTTCAGCGCGGGGGCGGTGAAGGGATGAGACTCCGTCAACTCGCCGTGGTAACCGCCCTGTTGCCCTTACTCGCGCTCCCGGCACACGCCGAGGCCCGCGACGCGAGCCGCGACACCCTGCCCGCCGGCGACGGCTGGGCCGCGCAGGGCCCCGGCACCACCGGAGGCGCGGCGGCCGACGCCGGCCACGTCCACACCGTCACCACCCGCGCGCAGCTCGTCCGCGCCCTCGACGGCGGCAGCGACACCCCGAAGATCATCAAGGTCGCCGGGACCATCGACGCCAACACCGACGACGCGGGCCGCCCCCTGGACTGCGCCGACTACGCCACCGACGGCTACGACCTCGCGTCCTACCTCGCCGCCTACGACCCCCGCACCTGGGGCGCCGCCAAGCCGGCCGGCCCTCAGGAGGACGCCCGCCAGGCGTCGGCGGCGCGCCAGGCCGAGCGCGTCGTCCTCAAGGTCGGCTCCCACACCACGCTCATCGGCGTCGGCGCGAAAGCGGTCATCAAGGGCGCGAACCTCCAGGTCAGGAACGCCACCAACGTCATCGTCCGCAACCTCGACCTGCGCGACGCCTACGACTGCTTCCCCGTCTGGCAGCCCAACAACGGCGGACTCGGCGACTGGAAGACCGCCTACGACAACCTGTGGCTGTCCGGCGCCACCCACGTCTGGGTCGACCACGTCACCTTCAGCGACCGGGGCCACCCCGACGCCGACGAGCCCACCCACTTCGCCCGCAACCACCTGCGCCACGACGGCCTCCTCGACATCACCAACGCCTCCGACCTGGTCACCGTCTCCTTCAGCCGCTTCGCCGACCACGACAAGGCGATGCTGATCGGCAGCGGCGACACCGCGACCGGCGACCGGGGCAGGCTGCGTGTCACCCTGCACCACAACGAGTTCCGCGGCATCGTCCAGCGCGCGCCCCGCGTCCGCTTCGGACAGGTCCACCTCTACAACAACCGCTACCTGGTGACCGGCGACGACCACCGCTACTCGATCGGCGTCTCCACCGAGTCCGCGATCGTCGCCGAGAACAACGCCTTCCACGCACCCGGCCACATCGAGGTCGCCGACCTCGTCAAGAGCTGGAACGGCACCGCCCTCCAGCAGAGCGGCACCCTCTTCAACGGCTATCCCGTCGACCTCCTCACCATCCACAACGCCTACAACTCGGGCAGCGAACGCGACCTGGTGGCCGACGTCGGCTGGACCCCCACCCTGCACACGAAGATCGACAGCGCCCGTACGGCCGACCACCGGGTCGCCCGCGAGGCGGGCGCGGGAAGGCTGCCGTGACCCCATGAGCATCGACCTCGTCCTCGCCGGGGCACGCGGCCACGGCCGCTGGCACCTGGACAACATCCTCCGCCTCCAGGACAAGGGCATCGTCCGCCTCGCCGGGATCTGCGAACTCACCCCGCTCACCCCCGACGAGATCCCCGCCGGCCTCGGCACCCCCGAGCAGTCCCCGGACCTCGGCGCCCTCCTCGACGCCACCGGCGCGCGGATCGCGGTGATCTGCACCCCGATCCCCACCCACACCGACCTCGCGCTCACCGCCGCGAGCCGGGGCGTCCACCTCCTGCTGGAGAAGCCCCCGGCGCCGTCCTACCCGGAGTTCCGGCGCATGGCCGACGGGGTCGCCGCCGCCGGCGTCGCCTGCCAGATCGGGTTCCAGTCGCTGGGCTCGCACGCCGTCCCCGCGATCCGGGACCTCATCGCCGACGGGACGATCGGCGAGGTCACCGGGGTCGGGGGAGCGGGCGCCTGGGCCCGCGCCGAGTCCTACTACCGGCGCGCCCCCTGGGCGGGCAAACGGCGCCTGAACGGCGTGGACGTCATCGACGGCGCCCTCACCAACCCGCTCGCCCACGCCGTCGCCACCGCCCTCGCCCTGGACGGCGCCGTCCGCGCCGAGGACGTGACCCGCGTGGAGACCGAGCTGTTCCACGCCAACACCATCGAGTCCGACGACACCTCCTGTGTCCGCGTCACCACCTCCCACGGCCGTCCGGTCACCATTGCCGCGACCCTGTGCGCCGAGCGGCCGGGCGAGCCGTACGTCCTCGTCCACGGCAGCCGGGGCCGGATCACCTACTGGTACAAGCAGGACCGCGTCCTCCTCCAGCGCGCCGGCCACGGCCCGGAGGAGTACGAGTACGGCCGCACCGATCTACTCGAGAACCTCGTCGATCACCTGACGGATCACACCTCCCTGCTCGTACCTCCCGACTCCACCGGCGCCTTCATGAAGGTCGTGGAAGCGATCCGCACCGCACCGGACCCGGCTCCACTGCCCGAAAACGCCTGGTACCTCCTGAACGACGAGGAACGCCGCGTGGTTCCCGGGATCGACGACCTCGTGGAAAAAGTCGCCGACTCCCTCGCCCTCTACTCCGAACTGGACGCCCCCTGGGCCCTGCCGAAAGAGGTGAGCACCCGATGACCGCCCCCGACACCGCCGTCCTGCGCGTCGCGGGCCGCCCGGTCGGCCGCTACGTCACCCGGCCCGAACTGCCCGCCCGGCTCTCCCCGCGCCCCTACCTGCACCCCGTCACCACCCTCGCCGGCACGGCGGTCACCGAACTGACCCCGGCCGACCACCTCCACCACCTCGGCGTCGGTGTGGCCGTACCCGACGTCGAGGGGCACAACTTCTGGGGCGGGCGCACCTACGTCCAGGGACAGGGCCCGACGGAACTCGACAACCACGGCGTCCAGCTCCACACCGGCTTCCAGCTCCACGACCCCGACGGATTCGTCGAGGAACTGCGCTGGATCGCCGCCGGACGCGAACTGCTGCGCGAGCGCCGGACCGTCGCCGCCACCGAACTCACCGACACCGCCTGGGCGTTGGACTTCACCTTCGCCCTCACCAACCCCGGCCCCGCCCCGCTGTCCCTCGGCAGCCCCGCCACCAACGGCCGCCCCGGCGCCGCGTACGGCGGCTTCTTCTGGCGCGCCCGCAAAGAGAGTTCGGCACCCGACGTCTTCACCCCCGACACCAAGGGCGAGGAGGCCGCGCACGGCGCGCACGCCGACTGGATCGCCCTCGCCGGCGCCGACTGGACCCTCGTCCTCGCCGGCGCCACCGACCTCACCCGGCGCGACCCCTGGTTCGTGCGCACCGCCGAATACCCCGGCGTGGGCTCCTCGTTGGCGTCCACCGCCCGCCTGCCCGTCCCGCCCGGCGACACCGTCGTCCGCCGCGTCGTCACCGTCGTCGCCGACGGACGGCTCGGACGCGACGAGGCGGCCGTCCTGGTCCGGAAGGCGGTCAGCCAGTGACGTACACCAACCCGATCCTCGACGCCGACTGGTCCGACCCCGACGTCCTGCGCGTCGGCGACGACTACTACCTCACCGCGTCCAGCTTCGGCCGCGCCCCCGGCCTGCCGCTGCTGCACTCACGCGACCTCGTCAACTGGACGCTCGTCGGCCACGCCCTCCAACTCCTCGAACCCGCCGCCGAGTTCAGGAGGCCCCGGCACGACTGCGGGGTCTGGGCGCCCTCGCTGCGCCACCACGACGACCGGTTCTGGATCTTCTGGGGCGACCCCGACCAGGGCATCTTCCAGGTCAACGCCCCGGAAATCAGGGGCCCTTGGACCCGCCCCCACCTCGTCAAGGCCGGCAAGGGCCTGATCGACCCCTGCCCCCTGTGGGACGACGAGACCGGCGAGGCGTACCTCGTCCACGCCTGGGCGAAGTCCCGCTCCGGCGTCAAGAACCGGCTCACCGGCCACCGCATGAACCCTGACGGACGGTCACTTCTCGACGAGGGCAAGGTCATCGTCGACGGCGACCGCATCCCCGGCTGGTTCACCCTCGAAGGACCCAAGCTCTACCGCCACGAGGGCCGCTTCTGGATCCTCGCCCCCGCCGGGGGAGTGGAGACCGGCTGGCAAGGCGCCTTCCGCGCACGGGAGTTCTTCGGCCCCTACGAGGAACGCGTCGTCCTCGAACAGAAGGACACCGACGTCAACGGCCCCCACCAGGGCGGCTGGGTCCGCACCCAGCACGGCGAGGACTGGTTCCTGCACTTCCAGCAGCGCGGCGCCTACGGCAGGGTCGTCCACCTCCAGCCAATGAGCTGGGGTCCGGACGGGTGGCCGGTCATCGGCGACGACGGCGCCCCCGTCGCCACCCACGAACTCCCCGCCCTGCCCCCGCAGAAGCCCGCCGCGCCCGCCACCGACGACGACTTCCCCGGCGGACGCTTCGGCCGCCAGTGGGCGTGGACCGCGAACCCGCAGGACGGCTGGGCGACCCAGCACTCCGGCGACGGCCTCAGACTCTCCTGCGTCCGCACCGCCGACCTCCACGACCTGCGCAAACTCCCGAACATCCTCACCCAGCGCCTCCCCGGCCGGCCGTCGGCCGTCGAGGTCACCCTCGAACTGCCCAGCGAGGACCCCGGCGCACGCGGCGGACTCGCCGTCCTCGGCGACGCGTTCAGCTGGATCGGGCTCCAGCGCGGACCCGACGGCACCGTCCACCTCGTCCACCGGTTCGCCGAGGGCGTCGCCGAGAGGGAACGCGACGCCGCGCACCCCCGGCTCGTCCCAACGGGCCGCGTACGACTGCGGATCGAGATCCGCGAGGGGGCGCGCTGCCAGTTCTTCCACGACGTCGGAGAGGGTCTGCGCCCCTCCGGCCCCGTGTTCGCCGCCACGCCCTGGCGGTGGGTCGGCGCCCTGCTCGGCCTCGTCTCGCTCGCCCCCGAGGGCAGCGGGCACGCGGGCTCCGCCGTCTTCACCCGCTTCAGGATCACTCCCTTGTAACTCACTTATTCAGCACGCCTGTTGGGAGCCGCAATGACGCACTTCCCTAGCAAGCGCAGACCGGGCGCCGGGGCCGTCCTCGCCGCCCTGCTCGGCATGACCGCGGCCCTGGGCCTCGGCACCACCGGCGAGGCGACGGCCACCGAACGCGCCTTACCGGACCGGACCACCGCGCCCAACTACCCGACACAACCCGCCCGTTGGACCGACCGCGCGCACGGCTTCGCCTCCCTCGCCGGCGGCACCACCGGAGGCGCCGGCGGCAAGGTCGTCACCGTCACCGACCAGGCGTCCCTGGTGAGTTACGCGAACGCGCCCGAGCCGTACGTCATCCGCGTCAAGGGCTCCATCGCCGTCGAACCCTTCGGCGCGGACATCGTGGTCGGCTCGGACAAGACGATCATCGGCGTCGGCGACACCGGCGAGATCGTCCACGGCGAACTCCACCTGA encodes:
- a CDS encoding carbohydrate ABC transporter permease; amino-acid sequence: MTTTEATETAPAPVRATPGPPRPTKNRRAWDEVPRWQIYLPLSIYLVFTLIPFYWILLFALRPAGSTSLVPWPITFDHFEKVWTEREFGTYFENSVYVGIATLLVTTLVALAGGYALARFDFKIKNGFMLALLCSQFVPGALLLVPLFEIFAELKLINSLVSVIIAETVFQLPLSMILISNFIKNVPYSLEEAAWVDGCNRLTAFRIVVLPLLRPGIIAVGSFAFVHSWNHFLFALMFLNNQDKQTIPVGLNTLMSADSVDLGALAAGGIIAAVPVVIVFAFIQKWLITGFSAGAVKG
- a CDS encoding pectate lyase family protein, producing the protein MRLRQLAVVTALLPLLALPAHAEARDASRDTLPAGDGWAAQGPGTTGGAAADAGHVHTVTTRAQLVRALDGGSDTPKIIKVAGTIDANTDDAGRPLDCADYATDGYDLASYLAAYDPRTWGAAKPAGPQEDARQASAARQAERVVLKVGSHTTLIGVGAKAVIKGANLQVRNATNVIVRNLDLRDAYDCFPVWQPNNGGLGDWKTAYDNLWLSGATHVWVDHVTFSDRGHPDADEPTHFARNHLRHDGLLDITNASDLVTVSFSRFADHDKAMLIGSGDTATGDRGRLRVTLHHNEFRGIVQRAPRVRFGQVHLYNNRYLVTGDDHRYSIGVSTESAIVAENNAFHAPGHIEVADLVKSWNGTALQQSGTLFNGYPVDLLTIHNAYNSGSERDLVADVGWTPTLHTKIDSARTADHRVAREAGAGRLP
- a CDS encoding Gfo/Idh/MocA family protein; translated protein: MSIDLVLAGARGHGRWHLDNILRLQDKGIVRLAGICELTPLTPDEIPAGLGTPEQSPDLGALLDATGARIAVICTPIPTHTDLALTAASRGVHLLLEKPPAPSYPEFRRMADGVAAAGVACQIGFQSLGSHAVPAIRDLIADGTIGEVTGVGGAGAWARAESYYRRAPWAGKRRLNGVDVIDGALTNPLAHAVATALALDGAVRAEDVTRVETELFHANTIESDDTSCVRVTTSHGRPVTIAATLCAERPGEPYVLVHGSRGRITYWYKQDRVLLQRAGHGPEEYEYGRTDLLENLVDHLTDHTSLLVPPDSTGAFMKVVEAIRTAPDPAPLPENAWYLLNDEERRVVPGIDDLVEKVADSLALYSELDAPWALPKEVSTR
- a CDS encoding PmoA family protein, whose translation is MTAPDTAVLRVAGRPVGRYVTRPELPARLSPRPYLHPVTTLAGTAVTELTPADHLHHLGVGVAVPDVEGHNFWGGRTYVQGQGPTELDNHGVQLHTGFQLHDPDGFVEELRWIAAGRELLRERRTVAATELTDTAWALDFTFALTNPGPAPLSLGSPATNGRPGAAYGGFFWRARKESSAPDVFTPDTKGEEAAHGAHADWIALAGADWTLVLAGATDLTRRDPWFVRTAEYPGVGSSLASTARLPVPPGDTVVRRVVTVVADGRLGRDEAAVLVRKAVSQ
- a CDS encoding glycoside hydrolase family 43 protein; translated protein: MTYTNPILDADWSDPDVLRVGDDYYLTASSFGRAPGLPLLHSRDLVNWTLVGHALQLLEPAAEFRRPRHDCGVWAPSLRHHDDRFWIFWGDPDQGIFQVNAPEIRGPWTRPHLVKAGKGLIDPCPLWDDETGEAYLVHAWAKSRSGVKNRLTGHRMNPDGRSLLDEGKVIVDGDRIPGWFTLEGPKLYRHEGRFWILAPAGGVETGWQGAFRAREFFGPYEERVVLEQKDTDVNGPHQGGWVRTQHGEDWFLHFQQRGAYGRVVHLQPMSWGPDGWPVIGDDGAPVATHELPALPPQKPAAPATDDDFPGGRFGRQWAWTANPQDGWATQHSGDGLRLSCVRTADLHDLRKLPNILTQRLPGRPSAVEVTLELPSEDPGARGGLAVLGDAFSWIGLQRGPDGTVHLVHRFAEGVAERERDAAHPRLVPTGRVRLRIEIREGARCQFFHDVGEGLRPSGPVFAATPWRWVGALLGLVSLAPEGSGHAGSAVFTRFRITPL